In Oreochromis niloticus isolate F11D_XX linkage group LG12, O_niloticus_UMD_NMBU, whole genome shotgun sequence, the DNA window AGAGgatgtgtgcatttgttttgCAGGAAACCATCAATCAGCTCGACAACGAGTTAAAAACTACGAAATGGGAGATGGCTAGCCAGCTAAAAGATTACCAGGAGCTTCTGAATGTGAAGATGGCTCTGGATATCGAAATTGCTGCTTACAGGTTAGTTGGGATctaaaaaatgtaactttaaaATGGTTTCTTTATGCCAAAAGTGATTAACATTTTCATTCTCTATGTTTTTGTCTTCCAAACAGGAAGCTACTGGAGGGAGAGGAGAATCGCTTTGTGTCCGGTGGAGGCCCATACTCCTACCTGGAGAGCAGAATCTCTGCCCACTTGAAAGTAAAAGGAGAAGAGATCTCTGATACAGTCATTGTAGAGGAACAGACAGATGAAACACAGGTGACAGAGGTGACAGAGGAAGCagatgaagatgaggaggaaaagaaagaagaagaagaagcagaggaaggagagggagaagaaaCCAAAGAAGAAGAGGGAGAAGGTGAGGAAGAAGGAGATGAGAAGcaggaaggagagggagaggaagaaaaagaggaggaaaaggaagaagagggaaaggaagaggagaaaggagaggaagaagaggcaggtgaagaagaagagaagtcCAAATCTCCAGAAAAAGCTGCTTCCCCTCCGTCAAAATCTCCTCAACCTAAATCTCCTACTGTCAAATCACCAGAATCTAAATCACCACAAAAATCACCAGAAGCCAAATCACCAGCAGCCAAATCACCAATGCCCAAATCACCTGCCAAGTCCCCTGCAGCCAAGTCTCCTGCAGGAGATGAGTCAAAGTCACCCGTGTCAAAATCCCCACCCAGCAAGTCCCCGGAGTCCAAATCTCCTCCTCCCAAGAGCCCTGAACCAAAGTCTCCAGAGAAGGAGAAGACCAAGCCAGTTTCTGCCAAAGACACCCctaaagaggaggaaaaagaggagaaaaaagaggagaagCCTCAGCCTGTcaaagaggaaaagaaggagaaagagCAGCCTgtgaaggaggagaagaagcaGGAGCCCAAAGAGAAAGAGCCAGAAAAGGTGGACAAAcctgaaacaaagaaagaaagcaaagaagAGGAAACACCAAAAAAGGAAGAGGCTTCAAAACCTGTAACTCCCAGCAAGCCTGCTGAGGACAAGCCAGCCCCCAAGTCTGAGGCTAAAGAGAGTACTCCCCCTGccaaggaggaggagaagccCTCTGCTCCTAAATCAGAGAAGGCCGAGCCTGAGGCAAAGCCAGCTGCTAAAGCAGAGCCTGAGAAAACAGAGAGCaagaaggaggagaagaaacCAGAGAAaccagaggagaaaaaaacagaggagAAGAAGCTGGACGAGAAGAAGCCAGAGGAGAAGCCTGCACCTAAAGCAGAGCCTGAGAAAACAGATAGcaagaaagaggagaagaagcCAGAGGAGAAAAAGGAGGCTAGTAAAGAAGAGAGTAAAGAGGTGAAGGAAGGAGCAAAGACGGAGAAGGCTGAGAAATCTTCTGGCACTGAGTCAAAGGAAAGCAAGGAGGAGAAACCCAAGAAGTAAGACAAAAATGCTGCATTTCAGGGCTAGAGGAGGAGATGCTAAAGATCTGTGAGGAAGGGAGGTGAGGAAAGGGCAAAAAGTGACTGAAGAGAAAGAGAAGCTGGATGTACCCAGCAGTTCAGATGGGCAATAAAATGCCCAAAGCCAAGCAGGTAACAGTATGTAAGCAATAGTGATTTCTGTAGCAAATACCCCCACTGCTCCCTACGTATGGCCATTACATGCCCCTGATGCTTCTGATGTATGACTGTAGTGAATGCAGAATGCTCTTAAACTCTTTATCTGAATGTGACGACTGCCCTTAATCAATACCAAGTGCATTTAAACAGAATTCCCGCTGATGGGGGCAGCAGGACCCTGCTGCACCTATGCGAGCCTTCAAGGGTAGAGATGTCAAACCAATGTCTAGCTAAAGATTGTCACAGATATTGAATATGAAAACGTATATTTAGGGAaacacaaatgttatatttacaaATGAATCAATAAGAAAGACTTGAATTTTGCTTGTTGTGCACCTTAATGCAGCTTCTCCTTACAGGTGAACCGGAGTGTCTCACTCTTCTAGTCTGCAGTGTTAGGACAATGATGACTGTGCTCTGTATAAACTGCTGAGAATATGCAAtatgaaacacaaaaataaagaatgaaaaatgaagcacaCAAGGCTTGGCGGGCTTTTCTTCATGTATGCAGAAATCTGCAGCTCATTAAAGTGAAGATTAATAAAGTGTCAAGAAAAATCCTACGAGGTGCCAAAAGGTAAACGCTGCGAGTTATTGCACTGCATTGCGGCTGTGGAGAGGGGGAGCTGTACCCACTCTCCACAGCCGCCGCACCCTTCCTCACGTCCCACAGACCGCGTTCATGTATAAATCAAGAGCAGTGTCGCCGGCTCGCACAGAGCAGACTCTCTCTCATTTCCCAGGCCTGTCTCATTACAAACAAGAGCAGAGGACCCACATTTATCATAAGattattaattaaaaatcaCCAGAATTATCAAGTTGTCTAACAGGTGCAGGCTTAACATTAAACAGAGCAGGCTTCTGCTTTGAAACTTATAAATTAATAAGAAATGCAAATCCTCCTCTGTCACTTGTGGGTTGgtaatattttgaaatattcagagatttcttttgtttcacAGAAAAAATGTGTGGTTACTTTTAACAGGATTTCCTAATGAGTGCTGGTGAAAAAGACATTCATTAGGCGCCTACTGAAAAGCAGGTAACTGTTAAATTCGTGCCATCACTGAAAGCTTCTCTTTCTTGGTGAAACACTGACATTGGACACACTTTGGCTGACATTGTGAGGCCCTCTCTCCTGGCACGACTGCACCCCCCTGT includes these proteins:
- the LOC100691123 gene encoding neurofilament heavy polypeptide, which gives rise to MSFTVEHHFMGPSSYRKARPASVSSSGFHSQRRRLTYSQPSSVDSLETFNGDMTRKSEKEILQALNDRFAGYIDKVRNLEMHNRNLEAEAAALRQSQAGRASVGEHYERELGDLRGLLQQLTGEKARAAVEHEHLEEDIQHLRVRLEDEARNREELEAAARAMKKYVEECRLVRLELDKKLRALEEEAAFLKKNHEEEVAELLAQIQSAQVSFDLRDTLKADVTTALREIRSQLDSHASKSSVHAEEWFKVRMERLSEAARSNQDAIRGSQEEIVEYRRQLQSRTIELETLRGTKESLERQRIESEDRHQDDLNSLQETINQLDNELKTTKWEMASQLKDYQELLNVKMALDIEIAAYRKLLEGEENRFVSGGGPYSYLESRISAHLKVKGEEISDTVIVEEQTDETQVTEVTEEADEDEEEKKEEEEAEEGEGEETKEEEGEGEEEGDEKQEGEGEEEKEEEKEEEGKEEEKGEEEEAGEEEEKSKSPEKAASPPSKSPQPKSPTVKSPESKSPQKSPEAKSPAAKSPMPKSPAKSPAAKSPAGDESKSPVSKSPPSKSPESKSPPPKSPEPKSPEKEKTKPVSAKDTPKEEEKEEKKEEKPQPVKEEKKEKEQPVKEEKKQEPKEKEPEKVDKPETKKESKEEETPKKEEASKPVTPSKPAEDKPAPKSEAKESTPPAKEEEKPSAPKSEKAEPEAKPAAKAEPEKTESKKEEKKPEKPEEKKTEEKKLDEKKPEEKPAPKAEPEKTDSKKEEKKPEEKKEASKEESKEVKEGAKTEKAEKSSGTESKESKEEKPKK